GCCGGGTACCCGCGAACCGTGTGCCCACCGCTGACGCTCTCGACCGTGCGCGGGAGCTCGTCGAGATCCTCGGGCCAGGTTCTCAGCCCGGTGCGGTCCAGATCCCCGCCCAGCGCATCGGCCACCGCCTGGGCGACGGGCACGGCCAGCTGCTCGCGCAGCGCATCGATGTCCTTGCCCCGGGCCACCTCTTTGCCATCGGCCGTCTCCACGGCGAAGGTCATCCGCAGGTGATCCGGGATCTTGCTCAGGTCGAACGCGTCGATGGGCACCAGAATGCCGCTGCGCCTGCGCAGTTCGCGTTGGACCTCGTCGAGCAGTGAGCCCGAGGACGGATCGATGTCCCCGAGGATTGCCCGCGCGGTGTCCGGAGCGGGAACGAAATTGCGGCGCAGATCCTTGGGCAGCGACTTGATCAGTGCGGTGACCAGTTCCTCCCGCAACGCGGGTACCTGCCAGGCGAAGCCGTCACCGCCGAGGCGGGCCAGTACGCCGACCGGCACGTGCACCGTGACACCGTCATCAGCGGCCCCGGGCTCGAACCGGTAGGTCAGCGGCAGTTCGAGATCACCGGTCTGCCAGGTGTCCGGGTTGTCCGCGCCGTCTTCCGACCGCAACAGATCGTCACGGGTGAAGGTGAGCAGGTCAGGTGTCTTGTGCCGCTGCTTCTTCCACCACGCGTCGAAGTGGCGTGCGGAGACGATGCCACTGGGGATACGAGCGTCGTAGAGGGCGTAGATGTCGTCGTCGCCGACCAGCAGGTCACGCCGGCGGGCCCGCTCCTCGATCTCCTCGAGTTCAGCACGCAGCCGGGCGTTGTCGCGGAAGAAGTGGTGCCTGGTCTGCCAGTCCCCCTCGACCAGCGCGTGCCGGATGAACAACTCGCGGCTGGTTTCCGGTTCGATCTTGGCGTAGCCGACCTTGCGGCGGGGAACGAGCGGCAAACCGTACAGCGTCACCCGCTCGTAGGCGACCACCTCGCCGCGTCTGGCCTCCCAATGCGGCTCGCTGTAGGTGCGTTGCACCAGATGACCGGCGACCCGTTCGACTGCCTCCGGTTCGACCTTGGCCGCGATGCGGCCGAACAGCCGACTGGTCTCGACCAGGTCGGCCACCACGATCCAGCGGGGCGGCTTCTTGGTCAGCACCGAGCCGGGCGCCAGCACGAACTTGGAGTTGCGGGCGCCTTGATAGTCGCGGCCCTCGCCCTCACGCAGCCCGACGTGCGAGAGCAGGCCCGCGGTGAGCGCCGCGTGGATGCTGGCAGGCTCGGCGGCCTCGTCACTCTCGCGGATGCCGATGTCACGGGCGATGCTGCGCAGCTGCCCGGTCAGGTCCTGCCACTCCCGGATCCGCAGGTAGTGCAGGAACTCCTCACGGCACATTCGCCGGAAAGCGTTGCCGGAGCGCTGGTTCCGTTGCTCGCGAAGGTAGTTCCAGAGGTTGAGGTACGAGATGAAATCCGAGTGCTCGTCGGCGAACCTCGCGTGCTTCTGCCGAGCCGCCTCTTCCTTGTCGCTCGGGCGTTCCCGCGGATCGGGAATCGACAGTGCGGCCGCGAGCACCAGTACCTCGCGCACGCAGCCCTCGGTGTCGGCCTGCAGGATCATCCGGCCGACGCGCGGGTCCAGCGGCAGCCGGGCCAGCCGGCGGCCGACGTCGGTCAACGCACCCGCGGTATCGAAGGCGCCGAGTTCCTGCAGCAGCTGGACCCCGTCGCGGATGCTGCGGGCGTCGGGCGGATCGAGGAATGGAAACTCGGCGATGTCGCCGAGTTTCAGGGCGGCCATCTGCAGGATGACCGCGGCCAAGTTGGTCCGCAGGATCTCCGGATCGGTGTAGCGGGGCCGGGATTCGAAGTCTTCCTCCGAGTACAGCCGGATGCACACACCCGGGGCGGTACGTCCCGAGCGTCCGGCCCGCTGGGCGGCCGAGGCCTGCGAGATCGGCTCGATCGGCAGCCGCTGCACCTTGGTGCGGCGGCTGTAGCGGGAGATCCGCGCGGTACCCGGGTCGACGACGTAGCGGATGCCGGGCACCGTGAGTGAGGTCTCGGCGACGTTGGTGGCCAGTA
The window above is part of the Mycolicibacterium fortuitum subsp. fortuitum genome. Proteins encoded here:
- the hrpA gene encoding ATP-dependent RNA helicase HrpA, giving the protein MSEPSVAELRSRLDGLTIRDADRLRRRLRNLRGGDTAKIAEQIASAEGLVLTRQAAVPAITYPDLPVSEHRDELAKAISENQLVVVAGATGSGKTTQLPKICLDLGRGIRGTIGHTQPRRLAARTVAQRIADELGTPLGEAVGYTVRFTDQASDSTLIKLMTDGILLAEIQRDRRLLRYDTLILDEAHERSLNIDFLLGYLRELLPRRPDLKVIVTSATIEPERFAAHFHDAPIVEVSGRTYPVEIRYRPLEVPAPPSEDDDPDDPDHEIVRTEVRDPTEAIVDAVRELESEPPGDVLVFLSGEREIRDTAEALKDLRNTEVLPLYARLPTAEQQKVFQPSHSGRRIVLATNVAETSLTVPGIRYVVDPGTARISRYSRRTKVQRLPIEPISQASAAQRAGRSGRTAPGVCIRLYSEEDFESRPRYTDPEILRTNLAAVILQMAALKLGDIAEFPFLDPPDARSIRDGVQLLQELGAFDTAGALTDVGRRLARLPLDPRVGRMILQADTEGCVREVLVLAAALSIPDPRERPSDKEEAARQKHARFADEHSDFISYLNLWNYLREQRNQRSGNAFRRMCREEFLHYLRIREWQDLTGQLRSIARDIGIRESDEAAEPASIHAALTAGLLSHVGLREGEGRDYQGARNSKFVLAPGSVLTKKPPRWIVVADLVETSRLFGRIAAKVEPEAVERVAGHLVQRTYSEPHWEARRGEVVAYERVTLYGLPLVPRRKVGYAKIEPETSRELFIRHALVEGDWQTRHHFFRDNARLRAELEEIEERARRRDLLVGDDDIYALYDARIPSGIVSARHFDAWWKKQRHKTPDLLTFTRDDLLRSEDGADNPDTWQTGDLELPLTYRFEPGAADDGVTVHVPVGVLARLGGDGFAWQVPALREELVTALIKSLPKDLRRNFVPAPDTARAILGDIDPSSGSLLDEVQRELRRRSGILVPIDAFDLSKIPDHLRMTFAVETADGKEVARGKDIDALREQLAVPVAQAVADALGGDLDRTGLRTWPEDLDELPRTVESVSGGHTVRGYPAFVDNGNSVDIKVFANPAEQAAAMRPGLRRLLRLSVPSPVKAIERGLSTRTRLALNANPDGTLAALLEDCADAAADVLVPKPVWTKAAFDELVRRAGKELGPTTQAGVNRVEKVLAGAHEVQVALPDKPSPAQADAVADIRSQLDRLLPKGFVTAAGIARLNDLARYVTAIARRLERLPQALGADRDRMSRVHAVEEAYDELFQALSPGRGAADDIRDIAWQIEELRVSLWAQQLGTPRPVSEQRIYKAIDAAAR